One region of Primulina tabacum isolate GXHZ01 chromosome 1, ASM2559414v2, whole genome shotgun sequence genomic DNA includes:
- the LOC142520808 gene encoding uncharacterized protein LOC142520808 — MRTGPRVHFGLNPSRRPSPLEHRFERPLTALEDSVTSMHVKMSAGFIETRACIRDINQALDDLKSSFNLGLDELRLSLTEQIRAGFAEMRSNMLVQQDRDYSIAYSRGRKRKSSEADFGVDDNLARKIGSSSQTQHIFEPNLPVITEESSEDIQVTSDVRMSGGEATTSRGVDDNLGMEIGSSSQTQQIFEPNLPVNAEESAEDIQVTPDARMSGGEATTSRDDSVRPLAETVTLKVNNSLAQVRASMLDRSPSRIRGFYAEYEKSFYGPMVITNSRVTLLHIGEALRGLLEMQIQHPEVMSPEVSLMDRHFYIAISVLAKDKDNNFNINLLGIVSKVKGSDPE; from the exons ATGCGTACGGGTCCTAGAGTCCACTTTGGACTCAATCCTTCCCGCCGCCCATCACCCTTGGAGCATCGTTTCGAGAGGCCATTGACTGCGTTGGAGGATTCTGTTACGTCTATGCATGTTAAGATGTCAGCAGGATTTATTGAGACCAGGGCGTGTATCAGGGATATAAATCAAGCTTTAGATGACTTGAAATCGAGTTTCAATCTTGGTCTCgatgagttgagattgagttTGACTGAACAGATTAGAGCTGGTTTTGCTGAGATGAGGTCTAACATGCTAGTGCAGCAGGACAGAGATTATAGCATAGCCTATAGCAGAGGGCGGAAGAGGAAATCATCCGAGGCAGATTTTG GTGTGGATGATAATCTGGCAAGGAAAATTGGTAGTAGTAGCCAGACCCAACATATATTTGAGCCTAACCTTCCAGTCATTACAGAGGAGTCCTCAGAAG ATATTCAAGTGACTTCGGATGTGCGTATGTCAGGTGGCGAGGCGACCACGTCGAGAG GTGTGGATGATAATCTGGGTATGGAAATTGGCAGTAGTAGCCAAACCCAACAGATATTTGAGCCTAACCTTCCAGTCAATGCAGAGGAGTCCGCAGAAG ATATTCAAGTGACTCCAGATGCGCGTATGTCAGGAGGCGAGGCGACCACATCGAGAG ATGACAGTGTGAGGCCACTTGCGGAGACCGTGACACTGAAGGTAAACAACTCGCTGGCGCAAGTTAGGGCATCGATGCTCGACCGTTCGCCAAGTAGGATTCGAGGTTTTTATGCCGAGTATGAGAAGTCGTTCTACGGGCCCATGGTGATCACAAACTCACGTGTCACTCTCCTT CACATCGGCGAAGCTCTCCGTGGATTGCTTGAGATGCAGATCCAACATCCTGAAGTGATGTCGCCAGAGGTGTCATTGATGGACAGACATTTCTACATTGCGATCTCAGTTTTGGCCAAAGATAAAGATAACAatttcaacataaatttattagGGATTGTGAGCAAAGTGAAAGGTAGTGATCCAGAATGA
- the LOC142542993 gene encoding uncharacterized protein LOC142542993 → MLAFPRNHVTMAPSVLSQSFFTTLTPSQSSISRSTGNASPFSVSVNQSALFSGSHVVSAYFRWPRKGFIANCNPSGDIISAVETPIELKYPAFPTVMDINQIREILPHRFPFLLVDRVIEYNPGVSVVAIKNVTINDNFFPGHFPKRPIMPGVLMVEAMAQVGGLIMLQPEVGGSRDNFFFAGVDKVRFRKPVIAGDTLVMRMNLVKLQKRFGVAKMEGKAFVGGEVVCEGEFLMAMGS, encoded by the exons ATGTTGGCCTTTCCTCGCAATCACGTGACAATGGCGCCCTCAGTTTTGTCCCAAAGTTTCTTCACCACCCTCACTCCTTCGCAATCATCAATTTCAAGGAGTACTGGAAATGCTTCGCCTTTCTCTGTTTCTGTTAATCAATCTGCTCTTTTCTCCGGATCCCACGTCGTTTCCGCCTATTTCAGGTGGCCCCGCAAAGGTTTTATCGCCAACTGCAATCCCTCTGGAGATATCATCTCAGCTGTTGAAACCCCGATTGAATTGA AGTACCCAGCATTTCCGACAGTCATGGACATTAACCAGATTCGGGAGATTTTACCTCACCG ATTTCCCTTTCTGTTGGTGGATAGAGTTATTGAATACAATCCAGGTGTATCAGTTGTGGCTATCAAGAATGTGACGATAAATGATAATTTCTTTCCCGGCCATTTTCCCAAGAGGCCAATTATGCCTGGCGTGCTCATGGTTGAG GCCATGGCTCAGGTTGGTGGATTGATTATGCTGCAACCAGAAGTAGGAGGCTCGCGCGATAATTTCTTCTTTGCTGGAGTCGACAAAGTTAGATTCAGGAAGCCCGTAATTGCAGGAGACACCCTAGTTATGAGAATGAACCTCGTGAAGCTTCAGAAACGCTTTGGAGTTGCAAAGATGGAAGGAAAAGCATTTGTTGGAGGTGAAGTTGTTTGTGAAGGTGAATTCTTGATGGCTATGGGGAGCTGA